One window of Elaeis guineensis isolate ETL-2024a chromosome 11, EG11, whole genome shotgun sequence genomic DNA carries:
- the LOC140852469 gene encoding uncharacterized protein isoform X2 has protein sequence MMAAKSGNSTQNVFLAQHCQQNRQSHTRFLSSSCALSMRSAHLLQGCRLAWPDKSAMWLHTLTKHRIDLGNRASIHCNAAQCTSAVSSFEKVDFLKLQNGSDIRGVAVAGVKGEPVNLTEPVTKAIAASFAAWLLEKKKPAESKRLRISVGHDSRISAQKLQDAVSHGIASTGVDVIQYGLASTPAMFNSTLTEDENFLCPVDGSIMITDLEKLR, from the exons ATGATGGCAG CAAAATCAGGGAATTCTACTCAAAATGTATTTCTGGCACAGCATTGTCAACAGAATAGACAATCACACACCAGATTTCTCAGTAGCTCTTGTGCCCTTAGTATGCGCAGTGCACATCTCTTGCAGGGATGCAGATTAGCATGGCCTGACAAGTCAGCCATGTGGTTGCATACCTTGACAAAACACAGGATTGATCTTGGGAACCGAGCAAGTATCCATTGCAATG CTGCTCAATGTACTAGTGCTGTTTCATCCTTCGAGAAAGTCGACTTTCTCAAGCTTCAAAATGGAAG TGATATTCGAGGTGTTGCTGTTGCTGGTGTCAAGGGGGAACCTGTAAATCTTACTGAACCTGTCACAAAAGCAATAGCTGCTTCTTTTGCTGCATGGTTATTGGAAAAAAAGAAACCAGCTGAATCAAAACGCCTAAGAATCTCTGTTGGTCATGATTCGCGAATATCTGCTCAGAAATTACAG GATGCAGTTTCTCATGGAATTGCTAGTACTGGAGTGGATGTTATTCAGTATGG ATTGGCATCTACACCAGCAATGTTCAACAGTACACTTACTGAAGATGAGAATTTCCTTTGTCCAGTTGATGGGTCCATAATGATAACAG
- the LOC140852469 gene encoding uncharacterized protein isoform X3: MRSAHLLQGCRLAWPDKSAMWLHTLTKHRIDLGNRASIHCNAAQCTSAVSSFEKVDFLKLQNGSDIRGVAVAGVKGEPVNLTEPVTKAIAASFAAWLLEKKKPAESKRLRISVGHDSRISAQKLQDAVSHGIASTGVDVIQYGLASTPAMFNSTLTEDENFLCPVDGSIMITGLWMFSNGIPRYEL, encoded by the exons ATGCGCAGTGCACATCTCTTGCAGGGATGCAGATTAGCATGGCCTGACAAGTCAGCCATGTGGTTGCATACCTTGACAAAACACAGGATTGATCTTGGGAACCGAGCAAGTATCCATTGCAATG CTGCTCAATGTACTAGTGCTGTTTCATCCTTCGAGAAAGTCGACTTTCTCAAGCTTCAAAATGGAAG TGATATTCGAGGTGTTGCTGTTGCTGGTGTCAAGGGGGAACCTGTAAATCTTACTGAACCTGTCACAAAAGCAATAGCTGCTTCTTTTGCTGCATGGTTATTGGAAAAAAAGAAACCAGCTGAATCAAAACGCCTAAGAATCTCTGTTGGTCATGATTCGCGAATATCTGCTCAGAAATTACAG GATGCAGTTTCTCATGGAATTGCTAGTACTGGAGTGGATGTTATTCAGTATGG ATTGGCATCTACACCAGCAATGTTCAACAGTACACTTACTGAAGATGAGAATTTCCTTTGTCCAGTTGATGGGTCCATAATGATAACAG
- the LOC140852469 gene encoding uncharacterized protein isoform X1: MMAAKSGNSTQNVFLAQHCQQNRQSHTRFLSSSCALSMRSAHLLQGCRLAWPDKSAMWLHTLTKHRIDLGNRASIHCNAAQCTSAVSSFEKVDFLKLQNGSDIRGVAVAGVKGEPVNLTEPVTKAIAASFAAWLLEKKKPAESKRLRISVGHDSRISAQKLQDAVSHGIASTGVDVIQYGLASTPAMFNSTLTEDENFLCPVDGSIMITGLWMFSNGIPRYEL; this comes from the exons ATGATGGCAG CAAAATCAGGGAATTCTACTCAAAATGTATTTCTGGCACAGCATTGTCAACAGAATAGACAATCACACACCAGATTTCTCAGTAGCTCTTGTGCCCTTAGTATGCGCAGTGCACATCTCTTGCAGGGATGCAGATTAGCATGGCCTGACAAGTCAGCCATGTGGTTGCATACCTTGACAAAACACAGGATTGATCTTGGGAACCGAGCAAGTATCCATTGCAATG CTGCTCAATGTACTAGTGCTGTTTCATCCTTCGAGAAAGTCGACTTTCTCAAGCTTCAAAATGGAAG TGATATTCGAGGTGTTGCTGTTGCTGGTGTCAAGGGGGAACCTGTAAATCTTACTGAACCTGTCACAAAAGCAATAGCTGCTTCTTTTGCTGCATGGTTATTGGAAAAAAAGAAACCAGCTGAATCAAAACGCCTAAGAATCTCTGTTGGTCATGATTCGCGAATATCTGCTCAGAAATTACAG GATGCAGTTTCTCATGGAATTGCTAGTACTGGAGTGGATGTTATTCAGTATGG ATTGGCATCTACACCAGCAATGTTCAACAGTACACTTACTGAAGATGAGAATTTCCTTTGTCCAGTTGATGGGTCCATAATGATAACAG
- the LOC140852469 gene encoding uncharacterized protein isoform X4, giving the protein MMAAAQCTSAVSSFEKVDFLKLQNGSDIRGVAVAGVKGEPVNLTEPVTKAIAASFAAWLLEKKKPAESKRLRISVGHDSRISAQKLQDAVSHGIASTGVDVIQYGLASTPAMFNSTLTEDENFLCPVDGSIMITGLWMFSNGIPRYEL; this is encoded by the exons ATGATGGCAG CTGCTCAATGTACTAGTGCTGTTTCATCCTTCGAGAAAGTCGACTTTCTCAAGCTTCAAAATGGAAG TGATATTCGAGGTGTTGCTGTTGCTGGTGTCAAGGGGGAACCTGTAAATCTTACTGAACCTGTCACAAAAGCAATAGCTGCTTCTTTTGCTGCATGGTTATTGGAAAAAAAGAAACCAGCTGAATCAAAACGCCTAAGAATCTCTGTTGGTCATGATTCGCGAATATCTGCTCAGAAATTACAG GATGCAGTTTCTCATGGAATTGCTAGTACTGGAGTGGATGTTATTCAGTATGG ATTGGCATCTACACCAGCAATGTTCAACAGTACACTTACTGAAGATGAGAATTTCCTTTGTCCAGTTGATGGGTCCATAATGATAACAG